From Bacteroidota bacterium, the proteins below share one genomic window:
- a CDS encoding acyl carrier protein: protein MEREKVEAKVKKTIADVLKKDVNEIASDANFIFDLGADSMQSLQLVAGFEEEFDIEMDEDDALEIQSVKDAVVFIEKIVNG from the coding sequence ATGGAAAGAGAGAAAGTTGAAGCGAAGGTAAAGAAAACGATTGCTGATGTATTAAAGAAAGATGTAAATGAAATTGCATCTGATGCAAATTTTATATTCGATCTTGGTGCCGATTCAATGCAGAGTTTACAATTAGTGGCAGGTTTTGAAGAAGAATTTGATATTGAAATGGACGAAGATGATGCTTTAGAGATTCAAAGTGTTAAAGATGCGGTAGTATTTATCGAAAAAATAGTAAACGGATAA
- a CDS encoding acetate--CoA ligase family protein, which yields MKKNRKTFDEVNNIFYPKSIAVVGTNNVRGSVPSDIFQNILHDGFQGVLYPVSPSEKNVGSIKAYKYVVDIEDDIDMAILVFPSSVAHLAMEQIGKKGIKSMIIISAGFKEVGGKGIEKEKKIKEIADKYGISFIGPNCLGVINTDPLCHMDASFARAMPKEGNIAFISQSGALCTAVLDYADAKNIGFSKFVSFGNKADVDEIDLLYYLKDDPKTKVILMYLEEVTNGKELMEAARIVTAESGKPILAIKSGRTAEGASAAASHTGSLAGSDVITDAAFKQAGIIRCDNLEEMFDIAKAFAYQPLPKSKNIAIITNAGGPGVLATDKAIESGLLLGKFSEETTKILKKSLPAAANIKNPVDVIGDARADRYNAAIGSALKDKNIDGVNVILTPQSMTEIEDIAKDIVKVARNYDKPVHASFMGETDVAEGIDILQHNNIPHYFLPENMVKSMAVTAEFAQRMKNQTDEKVKQFSDVDKAKATKILEDAIAEKKSYLPEEEAVKVLEAYNFPVLPNGLASSKEEAGKIADKIEYPVVMKIISVDIVHKFDSGGVILNIQNREEAEGAYEQILKNVKKAEPTADIKGVFVQKMVKEGQEVILGLKKDNSFGSVVMFGLGGLFVEIFKDVDFKIAPISEKDAKEMITSIQSYPILAGARGKKKRDVKAITETIQRLSQLAMDCPQIKELDINPLIVGDEGNGCFVADTKIML from the coding sequence ATGAAAAAGAATAGAAAAACATTTGATGAAGTAAATAATATTTTTTATCCAAAATCTATTGCTGTTGTTGGAACGAATAATGTAAGAGGTTCTGTTCCATCGGATATCTTTCAGAACATTTTACATGATGGATTTCAAGGAGTTCTATATCCTGTAAGTCCGAGTGAAAAAAATGTTGGAAGTATTAAGGCATATAAATATGTTGTGGATATTGAAGATGATATTGATATGGCGATTTTAGTATTTCCAAGTTCTGTAGCACATTTGGCAATGGAGCAAATTGGAAAAAAAGGTATTAAATCGATGATAATTATTTCTGCCGGATTCAAAGAAGTTGGTGGAAAAGGAATTGAGAAAGAGAAAAAGATAAAAGAAATTGCCGACAAATATGGAATATCATTTATAGGTCCTAATTGTCTTGGTGTTATAAATACTGATCCTCTGTGTCATATGGATGCTTCTTTCGCAAGAGCAATGCCAAAAGAAGGTAATATTGCTTTTATTTCACAGAGTGGAGCTTTGTGCACGGCAGTTTTAGATTATGCTGATGCAAAAAATATTGGTTTTTCAAAGTTTGTTAGTTTTGGTAATAAAGCGGATGTTGATGAAATTGACTTGTTGTATTATTTAAAAGATGATCCGAAAACGAAAGTTATTTTGATGTATCTTGAAGAGGTGACAAATGGAAAAGAGTTGATGGAAGCTGCGAGAATAGTTACTGCAGAATCCGGAAAGCCAATTTTGGCAATAAAATCCGGTAGAACTGCGGAGGGAGCTTCGGCGGCTGCATCTCACACGGGCTCATTGGCTGGAAGTGATGTCATTACTGATGCTGCATTTAAACAAGCGGGAATAATCAGATGTGATAATCTTGAAGAGATGTTCGATATAGCCAAGGCATTTGCATATCAACCACTTCCAAAATCAAAAAATATTGCAATAATTACAAATGCAGGTGGACCGGGTGTTCTTGCTACTGATAAAGCAATTGAAAGCGGATTGTTACTTGGAAAATTTAGTGAAGAAACGACAAAAATTCTGAAGAAGAGTTTACCGGCGGCAGCAAATATCAAAAATCCCGTTGATGTAATTGGTGATGCAAGAGCTGACAGATATAATGCGGCGATTGGTTCTGCTTTGAAAGATAAAAATATTGACGGAGTGAATGTTATTTTGACTCCACAATCAATGACTGAAATTGAAGATATTGCGAAAGATATTGTGAAAGTTGCTAGAAATTATGATAAACCTGTTCATGCATCTTTTATGGGTGAAACTGATGTTGCAGAGGGAATAGATATTTTACAGCATAATAATATCCCGCATTATTTTTTACCTGAAAATATGGTAAAATCAATGGCTGTCACTGCTGAATTTGCTCAGAGAATGAAAAATCAAACCGATGAAAAGGTTAAACAATTTTCTGATGTTGATAAAGCAAAAGCAACAAAGATTCTTGAAGATGCAATTGCTGAAAAGAAATCATATTTGCCTGAAGAGGAAGCTGTGAAAGTTTTGGAAGCATATAATTTTCCAGTTCTTCCAAATGGATTAGCAAGTTCAAAAGAGGAAGCAGGAAAAATTGCTGACAAAATTGAATATCCTGTCGTTATGAAAATTATTTCTGTCGATATTGTTCATAAATTTGATAGCGGTGGTGTTATTCTAAATATTCAGAATAGAGAAGAAGCGGAAGGTGCATACGAACAGATTCTAAAGAATGTTAAAAAAGCGGAACCGACAGCAGATATCAAAGGTGTATTTGTTCAAAAAATGGTTAAAGAAGGTCAGGAAGTGATTTTAGGATTGAAGAAAGATAATTCTTTTGGTTCTGTGGTGATGTTTGGTCTTGGTGGATTATTTGTTGAGATATTCAAAGATGTAGATTTTAAAATTGCACCAATTTCGGAAAAAGATGCAAAAGAGATGATTACTTCAATTCAATCATATCCGATTCTCGCCGGAGCAAGAGGAAAGAAAAAACGAGATGTAAAAGCTATAACAGAAACAATTCAAAGATTGTCACAATTGGCAATGGAT